In Leptolyngbya sp. CCY15150, one DNA window encodes the following:
- the hemB gene encoding porphobilinogen synthase: MFPTHRPRRLRSHPQLRRMVRETVLTTNDLIYPLFAVPGERIASEVKSMPGVYQLSIDKIVEEAKEVYDLGIPAIILFGIPETKDVEATGAWHDHGIVQLAATAVKEAVPDLIVMVDTCLCEYTSHGHCGYLEVGDLSGRVLNDPTLELLKKTAVSQAKAGADIIAPSGMMDGFVQAIRQGLDEGGFAHIPIMSYAAKYASAYYGPFRDAADSAPQFGDRRTYQMDPANGTEALKEIELDIAEGADMLMVKPALSYMDIIWRVKEATNLPVAAYNVSGEYSMIKAAALNGWIDEQKITLETLTSFKRAGADMILTYHAKDAARWLAEG; this comes from the coding sequence ATGTTTCCAACCCATCGTCCCCGTCGATTGCGTAGCCATCCCCAACTGCGTCGGATGGTGCGTGAAACAGTGTTAACCACCAATGATCTGATCTATCCCCTGTTTGCGGTGCCCGGTGAGCGCATTGCCAGCGAAGTCAAGTCTATGCCAGGGGTCTATCAGCTTTCCATCGACAAAATTGTTGAAGAAGCCAAAGAGGTCTACGACCTAGGCATTCCAGCCATCATCCTGTTCGGCATTCCTGAAACCAAGGATGTGGAAGCGACAGGTGCCTGGCACGATCATGGGATTGTGCAGCTAGCCGCAACGGCGGTGAAAGAAGCCGTGCCCGATCTGATCGTGATGGTCGATACCTGCCTGTGTGAATATACCTCCCACGGTCACTGCGGCTATCTAGAGGTCGGGGATTTGTCGGGTCGAGTGCTCAATGATCCCACCCTAGAGCTGCTGAAGAAAACGGCGGTGTCTCAGGCCAAAGCCGGTGCCGATATTATTGCCCCCTCCGGCATGATGGATGGCTTCGTGCAGGCGATTCGCCAAGGGCTAGATGAAGGTGGATTTGCCCATATTCCCATCATGTCCTACGCCGCCAAATACGCATCGGCCTACTATGGCCCGTTCCGCGATGCCGCCGACTCCGCCCCCCAGTTTGGCGATCGCCGCACCTACCAAATGGATCCAGCCAACGGCACCGAAGCCCTCAAGGAAATTGAGCTAGACATTGCCGAAGGCGCAGACATGCTGATGGTGAAACCGGCTCTCTCCTACATGGACATTATCTGGCGCGTCAAGGAAGCCACCAACCTGCCGGTCGCTGCCTACAACGTCTCTGGGGAATATTCCATGATCAAGGCTGCGGCTCTCAATGGCTGGATTGATGAACAAAAGATCACCTTGGAAACCTTGACCAGCTTTAAGCGGGCCGGTGCTGACATGATCCTCACCTACCATGCCAAAGATGCCGCCCGCTGGCTAGCGGAAGGCTAG